One Desulfobulbus propionicus DSM 2032 DNA segment encodes these proteins:
- a CDS encoding sigma-54-dependent transcriptional regulator gives MAHILVIDDDPLFRDLLLENCSVLGFEAIGAASIEEGKAQLAAQPIDLVFLDVRLPDGNGLDVLPSMNRLPSPPEVIIVTGMGDANGAELAIKNGAWNYLQKPLNRQEIILQIKRALEYHDKKRQCANKVILNRDEIIGTSASILSCLNQVAQCSNTDTGVLITGETGTGKELFAHAIHTNSARAHQPFVVVDCTNLPDQLVASLLFGHAKGAFTGADSDRQGLIEQADGGTLFLDEIGELSLDLQKSLLRVLQERTFRPVGKVREQKSDFRLIAATNRNLEAMVQQGQFRQDLYFRLSAFTIHLPPLREREADIEKLAVSFVLAICRHHHFSIKGILPETLEILKAYPWPGNIRDLRNVLEKAILSDPSNPAIYPVHLPPEIRLHHIRSMVESRHEPHNHFQPPPPHSPRGTILPYKEYRRQQLDFIEKHYLQSLLQEAEGDISTACAMAQFSRSHLYNLLKLHSLSVATMPGARTPERLSDPDPTTK, from the coding sequence GTGGCACATATCCTAGTTATTGATGACGATCCCCTTTTTCGCGATCTTCTTTTAGAAAACTGCTCCGTGCTTGGTTTCGAGGCGATTGGCGCGGCAAGCATCGAGGAAGGGAAAGCGCAACTTGCCGCACAGCCAATAGATCTCGTTTTTCTGGATGTCCGACTGCCTGATGGCAATGGCCTCGATGTCCTGCCCTCTATGAACAGGTTACCCTCGCCACCGGAGGTCATCATTGTTACCGGCATGGGAGACGCCAACGGTGCGGAGCTGGCCATCAAAAATGGTGCCTGGAATTATCTGCAAAAACCGCTGAACCGACAAGAAATCATCCTGCAAATCAAACGTGCCCTGGAATACCACGACAAAAAGCGACAATGCGCCAACAAGGTCATCCTCAATCGCGATGAAATCATCGGCACAAGTGCAAGCATTCTCTCTTGCCTCAACCAAGTCGCCCAGTGCTCGAACACCGATACCGGGGTTTTGATTACCGGTGAAACCGGCACGGGCAAGGAGTTGTTTGCCCACGCCATCCACACCAACAGTGCCCGCGCACATCAACCTTTTGTGGTGGTCGACTGTACCAACCTGCCCGACCAGTTAGTGGCCAGCCTCCTCTTTGGTCATGCCAAAGGTGCGTTCACCGGCGCCGACAGTGATCGGCAAGGCCTGATTGAACAGGCAGATGGCGGCACGCTTTTTCTTGATGAAATCGGCGAACTCTCTCTCGATTTGCAAAAAAGTCTGCTTCGTGTCCTCCAGGAACGAACATTCAGACCGGTGGGCAAGGTTCGTGAACAGAAAAGCGATTTCAGACTCATTGCCGCCACCAACCGGAACCTTGAGGCAATGGTGCAACAAGGGCAGTTCCGCCAGGATCTTTACTTTCGCCTCTCTGCCTTTACCATCCATTTGCCGCCGCTCCGGGAACGAGAGGCAGATATCGAAAAACTCGCGGTGAGTTTTGTCCTGGCAATTTGTCGGCACCACCATTTTTCGATCAAAGGCATCCTTCCCGAAACCCTGGAAATCCTGAAGGCCTATCCCTGGCCTGGCAACATTCGCGATCTTCGCAATGTGCTCGAAAAAGCGATCCTTTCCGATCCCTCCAATCCAGCGATCTACCCCGTTCACCTCCCTCCGGAAATTCGGCTGCATCACATTCGATCCATGGTGGAAAGCAGGCACGAACCCCACAATCACTTTCAACCGCCGCCCCCGCATTCGCCAAGAGGGACGATCCTTCCATACAAGGAATACCGCCGCCAGCAGCTTGACTTCATAGAAAAGCATTACCTGCAAAGCCTGTTGCAGGAAGCTGAGGGTGACATCAGCACCGCCTGCGCCATGGCCCAATTCAGCCGCTCCCACCTGTACAATCTCCTGAAGTTGCACTCCCTCTCCGTTGCGACGATGCCCGGTGCACGCACACCGGAACGCCTTTCCGATCCCGATCCGACCACCAAATAA